A region of the Hemicordylus capensis ecotype Gifberg chromosome 9, rHemCap1.1.pri, whole genome shotgun sequence genome:
ccgctgctacAGAGCAGGAGGGACTGCCTTGCTCACTGTGACGAAGACGATGATGACGACACTggccctctttctccccccccccagcaccacgGCTGCTGAGCCACGTCGGCCACATTCATTCCCCTTGTTTTAGAAAGGGGGGGCACACGGCAGCATCTGCTCTCCCCCTCACCCAGCAAGGAGGGAGCTGCTGTTCCTGCCTTTTGCGGTCTTCTcccaggtggggggtgggttgtgtgcgtgcgtgcgtgcggtGGGGGTTTGTTGAATTCCTTCCTAGCCGGGTTACCATCTTCAGGCACTTTCATCCCAAGTTCATGTTGGAAACTTATTCCAAGGATGCTGGAGATCTTCTTCTTTCCCGCCGTGGGGTTCCCTGATGTTAGGGGGCCTGTCTGCGCTTGACTGCACACTTGGAGGTCACtggctggggtctggggagggCTTGGGCACGCAGTGGATCTTCTCTTCTGGACAGATGCTCTGCTTGGAGGATTCCGCACTGGAGATGGGCAGCAAAGCCACACCCATGcccctctggccattgcctctcTATGGAAGTGTCATGCTAGACTGCCCCGGCCAGTGACTCTGGAGCTGACCCCGGCTGCACACTTTGGAACTCTTCTGGTCCTCTCCTTGGCAGTCGGCTGTGGTAGGTGGGTAGAAAGGAAGTGTTGGTTGCTCGGTGAGGCGCTTGAAGAGCGGGGGGGCACCCTTTGCCTGCAAAAGGACTTGTCTCCAGACTCCTCCACTGCAAAGCTGCTTCCCCCTCTTGGCCCTTTTCATTTCCTGTGTCTGTCAGAGGCCTGGATTCCATTTGAATTCGTTCTCCTCCTGGGACCTTTGTGTTGTATCTGTAATATTGGCACTGAAATAAAGACCATCCGGTTTAATGAGACCTCTCCTTGGAGTcgctgcttttgcaactgaactGAACACCGTTCTGTTGAGAGCACCAAAGCCCCCAATCTGGCAACATCCTGGGAGAGCGGTTTGTAGGGGTGGAGGCCAGGGAGGagcggggggggcagaggggcaaGCATCCCCCCCCCGAACACTGAAAACAGCTAGAGCTCttgccgccaccgcctcccctCTCCCACTTGGCAGCGGCTGTGTCTGCACCCTTGGCCAAAGTAAGGTGCCACTGCAcacctggtgggggtgggaggaagccaGACCCTGAGCCATTTGCAGCGGGGGCAGGGCAGGCCAATGTCGCCTTGACTGCTCACTAGCTGCAGTGCAGACTCGACACCGGACCTTTGGCTGGGGGGCTGAGTTATGCTGCCCgcccttttcttcctgcttgctGGAGCTGCATGGGTACACCAGCTctggtggcagctgctggggTTGCcacggatggatggatggatggatagtgccttcaagtcagtgtcgacgcCTCGTGCCCccagagattctctccaggctgattggtcttcagcttggcctttcaggtctctctggcacattcattgctgtcaaagCCCCTAGTATGGAGGAAAGGCCTTGTGCTCCTTCCCCCAACAATAGCAGAAAAGTTGTGTGCTGTGCTGCAAGGGAAGGGCCCCGTGACTCTCCAGGGCTGGCACTTGCTCACCTCCCACACCTGGCTGGGGGTCATACACTCCAAGCAGGCTTCAGCggtctcttcctcccccaccccacccccattcacctgcagatgtgctgctgctgcttcacaggCAGAAAGTCCCGGGTTTGTTGCTTGGCATCTCTGAATACAGCTGGGAAAGCCCCCTCTCTGGAATCATGGCCCATATGCGTCCACTCTCTCCTACCCCTGGTGCTCCagggaaaagcctgctttcctggCCCCGTCCTGCTCAATCAGATCCCCAGCCTTTTGGGGCTCCTCTCTCAACATGCCGTTGGGCAAAGCTCTGGTTGTTCTCAAGGCTTCACCTCTTTTGCCAGAACTGGAGAAGAGGAGGGGCTGggcccagggattcccagatgatgttgactgcagctcccagaatccccaagcaaaagccatggcagctgaggggggttctgggagtggtagtcaacaacatctgggaatcatgGCAGGTCACTCTTGGATCCCCACCTCCCTTCTCAGTCTGTACTTGGTGGCTTGTGAGCAGGGGCAGCTGAAGTCGGTGGTTGCTTTGGGTTGGCCTGAAGCTTCAGGCACACGCTGGGAGTGCATTTGGGGATTGGGCTTCCCTTCTGGCAGCCTGCATGCTGTGCCAGTCTTGGGTCTCTGTGTGGATTGCGGCTGGGAAGAAAGGCAGCTCTGTGCAGccctcctggggaaggggaggggaaacacCACCTCCCCAGCGGCTCAGGCTCCTCTGCCGGGATGCATGCGTTGTGAGTCAGAGGGGCGGGGGAACCTGCGCAGGGCTGTCAGTTTCACGGGAAGTGGCCTTGGACCGTGTCAGAGGAgtcgtggagatgctgcctggggtTGGATGTGGGGCTTCCTGCACTCTTCCCTGATGAGGTGCAATCCTTCCTGAGAAGGCAGCATCAGCGCTGCCTCAGCAGAAGCCAGAGGCGCAAGGACATCTTCACATGGATTCCAAACACAGGCACTGACTGATGAGAGGAGTACTAGCTACTTTTATTGTTCAAGAAGAGTAGTGTTCAATTTAGGTCCCACTAGAAAAACTGGCATTTGAAAAGGAAGGCACAGAgcaccacggggggggggctgctcgaGTGGGGCTGGGTCAGAGCAGCAGGAGGgcagcctctccccacccccaccccaccccaccccacagcttgCTACAGGATTCCGTtttaaaggggaggagggagagagatatatatacatgctgagagagagagaatgaatacgCAGAGCCCTCGGCTAGGAGAGGGAAGGGTGGAGCGTTCCTTGTTTCCTCCTTGGCACATGGTTGAACTTGAAAGGCGCTGCTTAGCCAGGGAAGTgcccactccgggggggggggggagagattggcTGGAGGGTCCTGCTAGACCTCGTACATCGGTGTTGGCTTTCCTTGAAGTTCCCGGATGATCCCGAAGGCACGCACAGCCAGGCCAGCGCCCACAAAGAAGGCCACAATCGCTGCCCCAGTGAAGAGCCCCACAGCAATCTCTGCCCCATGCAGGCTGCACTCGAAGCCCGCGTAGCCTTTGCTGTGGTACAGGCTCTGGCGCTCTCGGCACAGAGGGGAGCTGTAGGCGGTCTGGAGACGGTGGTAGTAAAAGTACAAGCCTGGGCCGAGGCCGAGGGCAGCCGCTCCCTCCAGGAAGGCCTCTGCTATCAGCCAGGGGGGGCAGCGCCAGGCCAGCCCCCAGAGCCCCGCCCCCAGCAGGAGGCAAGCCAAGGCCATgagcccccctcccacggccatGGCGGTCTGGGCTGGCGGCCGCTTGAGCCGGCTGAACTGGGCATCCAGCTGTTGCGCCCTCTCCCCGTCAGCCCCGCTGAAGCCGCTGTAGGCGCCTCCGTACTGGTAGTAGTAGATGCTCCCCAGGCTGAAGAGGCCGGTGTAGCCGCCCACCGAGTTGTAGGAGACGGAGCTGCAGATCACAGTCAGCGTGCAGAGGAGGAGCTgaagcagctggcagcagccTAGGAGACAacccccccaggagcagcagtcaAGGCCGGaaaaagcaggggggaggggggccggCTGGCCGCCAGGCATCcagcccaccctcccacccatctGAGACCAGCCCCTGGGCACACGGCTGCTGGCACCACCACGGAgcttcccctgccctgccctgcccctccagctgccAGGGAAGGTTtgccagccccccccgccccccccccgcagggcaAGAGGTCCAGAGGAGCTTCTGTCCTCCCCCCTAGGGGGCTGCCAGCTGCAGCAACCCCCCTTCCTGTCAGCTAGTCTGCAGCCTTCAGGATGCAACCCTTCTGCAGGGGCTGGGCCTTTCTGGGAGAGGATTCTGCTGATGGTTTCGTCCTAGGGCAGCGGATGGCCTTCAGCTGGGGAGCCCAAGTTGGGGGCCCTGCCCTGAGGGGGAGCAGGCCTAGATGCAACACCTGTCTTTGCTGGGGGCCATCCATGGGGCAGCCCCCTCCACGGACTCCGACCTCCTACCAGATCCTAGCTGGATGGTCAGAGGCGATTCTTAAGCCTGAGCCATAGAATGGGGAACTGCCTGGGGGCGGAGTCCCGGGGAAAGGCTGATTCTTCATGGTGGGTGTTTTTACACCGAGGGAGGCTCTCAGTGGCATAATGCATGACAGTCCATCAAAGCCCCCTGGCTGGGCTCTCCGCCTCGATCCCCTCAGGCCTGCTGCCTTTGAAGGGTAGGGGTCTGgcgaaatgcggggggggggagctggcatCGCCCTCTTGGAAAGGGGCAAGAAGGGTGCCTTGGGGCGTCTTGGGGCTGCGGCTGctccagctgggggtggggcggccCTCCCGGCTCTGGCTACAGCCCGGCCCTTACCTGGTGGGGCCACGGTGGTGACGCCCGCCCTGAGCCATCCCCGCCCACAAGGCCCCTGGCTAGTTGAGATCCATCCGGGCCggcagcagccgccaccgcccccgcccccccccccacacacgcctcctcctcccccccccccgcccagaccCTGCTCCGCCTGACCCTGGTGAGCCGCTGCCAGGCAGACTGTAGCCACGCACGGGGCGCGGGGTAGGGTCAGGGCTAGCAGTCAGCCGTCCAGGCTCCAGCGCAGCGCCGCCGCGCTATTGTGCAGCCCTCTCGGAAGGCCGGTTGCTCCCGCCCGCCgcccagcctgcctggctgcgAGGTGGTGCCGGCTCGAGGACCCAGCCAGAGCTCCGGCTCCCGTCCCGTCCCTTCCCGGCTGGCCGGCCTCTGCCGCCGTAAGCCGCCTCTCGCGCCTGCCCCGCCCCAGGCGGAGGACACTCGCGCCggccctgcaggcagcagcagagtctCACCTCTGGCCGAGCAGAGCCGGCGGCACCGCGACCCGTCCAGGAGGCCGCCACCGCCACGCCGGGAGGCGTCCTCAGGGGTGGccggagggagagaagggggaggcccgcccccgccgccgccggagGAGGCCAAGGCAGCGCGGCCGGCCGGAGTCGGAGGGGTggcccccccgcctgcccaccccccCGGGGGACCCCGCTCCTGCTGCCCGCGGCGCTCCCGCCTCTGtccggcggccgccgccgccgcctcctctcccttCGGTCTCGGCCTCGCCGCCATGGCCCCCCTGAGCCGCGGCGCAGGAGGAGAGCCGTCCGGGGCGTGGCCAGAGGGAGGCCGGCCCAGGTGTGGGCGGCGGCAGGTGCTGCCTCGAAGGGGCCCCCCGAGGCCATGTAGTCCGGCCCCGCCCCGCCTCGCCTCGCCGCAAGGCTGGGCTGGGCGCCCTCTCCGGAGGTCGCTGCTTGAGGCGCGCGGGAGCAACTCTTCTCCTCCAGAGAAGGGCCGGCCGGCTTGCCGGGCTGCTGCCTAGCCTGGGCTTCAGCCCTCCTGGCCTGGCAGGCCACCGGGGTCTCTGCTGCCCAGAAGGCCACCACGCCACAGCCGCTCTCAGGGCCTCCCTCCCTTAGCCCCGCAggctcctgccgccgccgccgccgcccacctgGACCAGCCCGAGGGCCTGGGCGGCCCAGCAGCCTCTGGTGAGCAGGGACTTCcctcctcccgcccgcccgccctcacCGGAGGCTGCCCTTTGCCCCTTCTTTTCAGCGAGTGGGAAGGAGAACCGGCGGCCCAGCCCAAAGGccaaccactcccccccccacaacctccAGGCTGCATTGGTAAGCCAAGGAGAAGCAATCCAAGGCTGAACTAGTCGGCCTTTCAGGTGGTTAGGAGTCGGACACGCCCAGCACTGCTGCTCCCCCATCGGCCCCacatgctccccccgccccacccttgAATCTCTTATTCGGGCAATGGGATTCTGGCAACCCTCGGCGGTGGTGCCGGTTAAGGCAGGGCTCTGGCGGGCGGGGGGGTGTGCGCGCCAAGTGGACAATGGCCGGCCTGCCCCAGGAATAGCGGGAAGAGGTCGGGATGTGTCTCTGGACCCTCCCCGCCGCCAGGCATCTGTCCTGGCCCCCTTCCTTCCATGTCAGACTGGAGCTTGGCCTGAAGATGGGCTTCACAGCACACCGCTGGATCCCTCGCCTGGCCGGGAATTCTCATTGCACAGGCATCCTTTGGCTTCAGTCCGGAGCCTGACGCAGAAGACTAGCAGCAGCATCCCCTGAGGACTGACCCTTTCTTCTTGCTCGCTCTTGTATGCTCTGGATGGAGGGGCCAGCAGCTCTGCTTGTGCCCCAGACTGCTTCTAGCTTGGGTTTTTGGAGGTGCTTCATACAATAGCAGGTTCTAAAAGAGTCTCCTGTGGTTCATGATCTAGTTTATCTTCCCCACTCACTGTTTTTCCATTGATGAGTTAGGGGACTCTTGGGCATCCAAAAATATAGATCCATTTCCCATTTGAGCATAGTTCTGTCTAGTAGCTGCCATTGCTTTGGAAGCATTTTCAGAAGCGGAAACACTTCCTTCATCACTATGACATTGAAATGCTGCCTAAAGTGCACCGTGAGTGGTTCTTGGACATCTTGAGGCCAATTTGCTCGTCATTCCTTGAAGCATTGGCTCTATCCTCCTTGacaggggtggggccatagctcccaggcagagcctctgcttggtcTGCAGaaggtggtcccaggttcagttcttggcagcatctcctggtagggctgggagagactcctgcctggaaccttggagagccgctgccagtcagtgctgatgATACTGAGTAGATGGACCACAGATTTgcctccatataaggcagcttcttgtgtcccTGTGTAACTGAAAGCTGTTTCATGGAGTGGCATCCAGGAGAAACACGCCACCTTGAGCTCAGTGGTGGTGTCACTGTTAACACATTTGAAATGAACTTTGCCACCAGATACATGATGGAGCATCCCTATAAATCTCTGCAGAACAGCTTTGTTCTTGGGACTAAGCATTCCTGCAGTGGCCCCTCCGCTGTAGTTGCATCAGGCTTCAGCGCTTCTTTGGTTAAGAGGAATCCTAAGGATGTTAGGATCTAAGTATGTTAGAAATGTCAGAAGTGCCTTTTCCTTTGTCCATTGTTGGGTTTGTCTCTTGAGAGGCCAGAACTTGCTCCAGCCTCTCACTGTGTTCTTGTCTGATCTTTTCACACCACAATATCCTCTGCTGTATGACACCTCACACCATCAAGACCATCAAATGTCAGTTGGCTCACTCATTAGGATGTCTCCGAAGCTGAAAAGGAAGAGCCAAAGGAGTATCTAGGTGGCCAAAGATGAATTAAAAATACATTGCACTGAATTGTTGTCATCCATTTGAATTTGCCAAAATCCACGACTTCTATTGTGAAGGCCAGAGATGATAAAGATATACTTCAGatacacaggagaggagagctggtcttgtggtagccagcatgacttgtccccttagctaagcagggtctgccctggttgcatttgaaagggagactagaagtgtgagcactggaagatcttcccctcagggggatgcagccgctctgggaagagcagaaggtttcaggttccctccctggcagcagcatctccaagatcaggctgagagagattcctgcctgcaacctgggagaagccgctgccagtctgtgaagacaatattgagctagatggatcagtggtatgactcagtatatggcagcttcctgtgttcctatgtaatagtGCAACAATCTCAAGAAGCCAAAACTTATACATTGGAAACTGAACTCTAGTTGTTGCTCATATCAAATTAACAAATTGGCCACCAAGTATTAGAAAACAGGCCCAGTAGAGCACTCGATAAATAATTGATTACTTGCCTCCAGATTTCAGAGACGATTTCATGGCTGTTAACGGAATCGTGATGAGTCTTATTGACCAAGCGAAGTCCCTTCTGGGCTTGATTGAGCCATTCGGCTTCTTCCGTGGACTGTCactgccctcatctcttgcctgtctTAGCCTGATTGTTGTAGACAGAAATAGAAGAGATACTTGTACTCTTTACAGCAGTGTTCTTCCTTCTaaggccggggtgggtgggtggcagcccCCGTCAACTCCCTGACTGGttgtttactgggcctgtgtgaCACTTTGgtcaaagctgaatattctgcagactcacacacacacacacacacacacacaccccgcccctgTGCAGAGATCACCATcttcaccatgcagtgctgtgctttgcccagtgccggggagggaggggttgggggctcctccaagggaAATTGAGCCCTTTTGGATCCCTGCACCGTCTTGGTAAGTTAGcggagcccttcccagcactttccccataggacTTCCTCTCTCTTCATGGCTTTCCCAGCGCTGAGAAAAGCACCCCAGGAGTGTGCAGCGGTCAGCACAGCAGGGAATGGCTCTCACACTCTCTGTgcaaagtggcccccgcttgaaaaagaGTGGCGACCACTGCTTTGTAGGTGCAATATGTTTTAATAACGGTAATGAGATGGAGCATTGGATGTGGGGTTTTCTTTAACTGGAACATTTCCTGGCAGCGGGCtctcaacttgggtccccagatgttgtcaccCTATTCCTGATGGACAGTTACTCTGCTGCAGGATAACGCTCCTCTGCcacatgggaggaagcaatgccTGCTTGGGTGGGCCGGGGGCACCCTTGTGCCCATGGGAGCTGGCCAGAGGGGCTGTCAGGAGCGGGAAGTGCGTCAGGCTCCCCTgctgtctccaccccacccaTGGCATAAAATGGCAACGCCTCATGCCTGCACAGCAGGTGGCCTGTGAAAACGCAGCCCATGAAGTCAACagcgcctccgcctcctccccttcctgcccTCCTGCTGTTTGCCAGGCACCCAGCTGCTCCAAGGCCACAGAGGGGCAGAGGGCAGAGGCCGTGACACAGCAGAGCATGCAAGAGGATGGAGATGTGAAGTCACAAACCAAACAGGAGTGATGAAATCCGCCAATATTGACTTTGGCTTCaaagcgggggtgtgtgtgtgggggggggttggaggcGTTCCCCAAGTGACAAGCGGCAGCTCCTAACTGCTTCCGCtagtccccgtccccccccccaactgcaaaatgtgtgttgCTTGAGACAGAGAGTCCACCAAACACAAGTTCAGTGTCCTCAGCAGGGTCTCGGGCAGTTCTTTGGTGgtgggagaatgagagagagagggagagaagtaaTGCCTGGCCCTGGTCGAGCCTGATGCCTGGGAGTGGATGAGAGTAACAACAAAAATTCACACAGCTAAAATCAAGTGAAATCCAGCCTTGAAGGGCAGGGggacagtgtggggggggggcaggcaggcagattgaTTATGCAGGACAGAAGGagcctcccattcctcccccccccccgaagcaaaAGCCTTGGAGCTTCTAATAGAGATAAATAGTCTATTGTATTTTTCAGACTTGTATACATTAGTCTGACACAGGGGATTTCTTCGTCTTTGGTCTTTTAGCTTTGTGTGATCCCTAGTTTGGGCATTTCTTTTCCTTCCGTATTTATCATGTCCTACTtgacagatttggaaagccaggatCTGGCAACCCCAGGGCCAGATCCCAGTGGGTCAGGATGGGAAAGGCAAGAGAGTAGGGCTCTCCTGTTGCCCCAGAGGCAGAGGTATTCTCTTCTGTCCTCAGGCGGTGAAAGAAAGATGCCGTCCTGGAGCCTGAAATCATGGCATGGAAGGAGCATCAGGGTCAGGGGCATTGATGGGCCTCTCCCCATGCCTTGGAGCACCCAGTCAGCGCTTCAGTCGGGAACTGGGAGCTGGCCCGTGTCCTGCAGTCGAGGTCCTCGTCTCTGGTAGCAGCTGAGTTGCAGGGATGCCCCAGTAAGATGGCTGCCCTTGTGTTCTAACagaatttggggagggggagacttgTGAATAGGTCTGTGCTGAACAGGAACTGGAACTGTCTCCTCAGTAAAAGACCCCTTTCAGAGCCACGTGctgaaggcctcaggatgagaacaGCCTTGTGAGCGGGGGAaacagtttcagttttgcagcaaaagcctGCTTGAGTGGTTGGACTTGGGTGATCTCCTCAGGGACCTGGACTAGACACTAAAGACAGTCCACGGACAGGTCTGGCTtgttccctgccccaccccccacaactcaAGTTTTAGAAGTTGGATTTTTCCAGTGAATTGTAAGCAATCCATAGCTGAGTTCTTGGAAGAGGTCTCCTCTCCTCCGCCCCTTCAAGAAACCGGTCTCTTTGCCTGGAGATCAATGGGGCCCCAGCAGTCCTTTGATCTGCAGGGCAGACAGGCGGTGGTTGTGGGGAGGCTCTCTTAGACGCCATATgctcagcaggaggagggggcgtGGGGAGCCTGCAGGAGCCGAAGAAGAGAGGCGGGAAGTGGTGTCCAGAGAGCAGGCCCTACTTCTGGCTGCTGTGGGCAacggagagagaggaggaggaggaggcgcaaGCCGTGGTGAGgggctggtggagggaggcaaccggtggggtggggtggggtggggtggggtggggtggtccgTCTTTCTCCCATTGGACTGAgcagacacacacgcacacacatctacccagccaccatcctctctgcctgcctggaattctgcccggggggggggggggctcaggagctGCTCCCTAAAGCATCTCCTTGCTCTGCCTGGCCTGACAGTgaacacctgtgtgtgtgtgttggggggggtcgCCTTCTGGAAGGTGGGCTTGTTGAGTGACTGGCGTGGCAGGTGCCCCCAGGAGTCAGCCGCGCCCTTGCCGGGAtggtctctgcccccccccgctgccgcccccccatcccatcccactgcCCTTCAGTCTTATGTAACTCAGGCGGTCACTTGACCCACTGCCCAGGTGGCTCCTGCTGGCAGCCACACAGTCAGAGTCACCAGATTGCATCAGCCCTGCCTGCGGTCAGGGACAGGGCATATGgggcgggggcggtgggggggtctCAAGGCCAGGCACCCTCTGCCAGAGCTGCGGcatctgggggagggaggggaactggTCGTTCTGGCGTCAACACGGCTGTTATGATGGGGCGGGgtagtggggggagaagtggcggtTCCCAGGAGGCAGGGATTGGGGCCCAgcatggggctggggggggctcGGGAGGGTGGTGAGTGGAGCATAGCGGGGTGTGGCAGTGCCCAGAGAGTGAGTGGATGTgcctggccaggcaggcaggaaaaaaGCCCTTTGCCCCTTGGCAGAGATGGTGGGCTCTGTTGTGGGCCACGGAGGGCAGCCTGAGCCTTTGGGGTGCAGCTCAAGCAGCCGCCGTGCctgggcttgtgggggggggcgctcctTTGATCCTCCTTCGCtgcggggcaggggagggcaggcag
Encoded here:
- the MARVELD3 gene encoding MARVEL domain-containing protein 3, with product MAARPRPKGEEAAAAAAGQRRERRGQQERGPPGGWAGGGATPPTPAGRAALASSGGGGGGPPPSLPPATPEDASRRGGGGLLDGSRCRRLCSARGCCQLLQLLLCTLTVICSSVSYNSVGGYTGLFSLGSIYYYQYGGAYSGFSGADGERAQQLDAQFSRLKRPPAQTAMAVGGGLMALACLLLGAGLWGLAWRCPPWLIAEAFLEGAAALGLGPGLYFYYHRLQTAYSSPLCRERQSLYHSKGYAGFECSLHGAEIAVGLFTGAAIVAFFVGAGLAVRAFGIIRELQGKPTPMYEV